TTCCACAATGTAGATAAGATGTGTGGATGTGTGAAGTATAAGCGGGATCTCAGACAACAGCCATGAAAGTTCAATCTGTGTCATGTATATTTGATAGTTTTCACTCATATTTGCACACATCTGTATGGCATATGAAGTGTTTAACCTGGTGATGTATAAACCAACCTCGGCAGCAGGATCTCCACTGTAAACAGGCTATCCAAATTAATGCATAGATTAAGAACGTGCTCTCCCGTGACCAAGTATCTAAACAGAGAACTAATGTTCTAACTTCATATATTATGTCCTTGTAACTGATCTATCGATTGGAAATGGACTCAGAATTCCCACTTTGATGCAGAAGTCTAAGGCCACTGCAGCAAATGAAAAAATCAAAAGGCTTTCAGAAATGTATACTGCACCATCAAGTATGTGCGACAAAATGCTACTAGCTTCCAGTTCCAACGGGGGTCCACCTTCCAGCGCACCTAGGCCTGCATCAAGGATTAAATCATGGGGTTAACACGTTCAATGTCATCTTCAGAAGGTAGTCATATTTTCACTGGGAAACATCCTTCGATGATATTAAGTGAGGATTGTTCCTGTTGTGTTGTATAGGACATGGACTCTATGGCTGTGATTTGTGAACAATTCGGACTGTTCTTAGGTtatgtttgaattgagttattTGAAATCAAGAATTACAAATCCATTAAAGTAGTTCACATGCTTTTGATATTGGGAGATTTCAAATTCATCCCCTCAAATTTGAATCTTATGAATGAACAATTGCAACGATTTCACATATAACCACGAACTCTGGTGTCTCTGCTTTCCATTTTGTACTTTCATCATGGCTCATGCCATTGCACAACAATTTATAGCAAGTGTATTACCTTTCACCAAGCCAAAGGCAGCAACTGTCCCAGATTTTAGATGAAAATCGTCCGAGTCTCTTCTAACAGCATAGCGGAAAGTTACTCCAAAAAGTGCACAACTGACAAAGGTGATTGCCAAAGGAAGAATCAGCTGTGGAGTGCTACCAGCCCGAGTTAACGAAACTGGAAGTTGTGCAAGAACGCCGATCAAAGCAGCGATTGATGCAGCTTTAGCAGATTCCAGTCTGTCCTTATCTTTGTCTGTGACTTCACTTTCTGTTTCGGTTGAGTCGACCTTTTTTTGTTCTGCCAAAGAACGCTCTGCTTCTTCCACCATCAA
This portion of the Henckelia pumila isolate YLH828 unplaced genomic scaffold, ASM3356847v2 CTG_80:::fragment_1, whole genome shotgun sequence genome encodes:
- the LOC140873786 gene encoding uncharacterized protein, which translates into the protein MKTAITTIPPPTFGRALLQEIFFIKFSNQTLLSISRPTLTVKCSRNGVPESGNRESLKDLLSDMVDDKVELLLNKKENRVLLQGIEQASQRVERAKRELAEIEKQELDARIMKDYVKQLESRASEIAECQKEILEARLMVEEAERSLAEQKKVDSTETESEVTDKDKDRLESAKAASIAALIGVLAQLPVSLTRAGSTPQLILPLAITFVSCALFGVTFRYAVRRDSDDFHLKSGTVAAFGLVKGLGALEGGPPLELEASSILSHILDGAVYISESLLIFSFAAVALDFCIKVGILSPFPIDRSVTRT